Proteins found in one Amphiprion ocellaris isolate individual 3 ecotype Okinawa chromosome 22, ASM2253959v1, whole genome shotgun sequence genomic segment:
- the si:ch73-206p6.1 gene encoding phospholipid scramblase 1 isoform X1 has protein sequence MVFSTIKFYGVPAGHHVYRDSLEKEVSVKSDKMNMYAVPNPGIPGCPPGLEYLTQVDQLLIKQKVELVEALVGFESNNKYEVRNSMGQNVFYAVEENDCLSRQCCGPLRPFTIHVLDNFGQEVITVNRPLKCMSCFFPCCLQELEVQSPPGNTVGYVQQQWHPFSPKFIVANEHNEPVLKIHGPFCGWSCLPDVDFEIVTMDEVNKIGKISKQWTGLLREAFTDSDNFGIQFPMDLDVRMKAVMIGACFLIDFMFFETTN, from the exons ATGGTGTTTTCTACAATCAAGTTTTACGGTGTGCCAGCAGGACACCATGTCTACAGGGACTCTCTGGAGAAAGAG GTTTCTGTcaaatctgacaaaatgaaTATGTATGCTGTGCCCAACCCGGGAATACCAGGCTGTCCACCAGGATTAGAATACTTGACTCAG GTGGATCAGCTACTCATCAAACAGAAAGTTGAGCTTGTCGAAG CCCTTGTTGGTTTCGAGAGCAATAACAAGTATGAAGTCCGCAACTCCATGGGCCAGAATGTGTTCTATGCCGTCGAGGAGAACGACTGCCTGAGTCGACAATGTTGCGGTCCGCTGCGTCCCTTCACCATCCACGTCCTCGACAATTTCGGACAAGAGGTCATCACAGTGAACAGGCCGCTAAAGTGCATGTCTTGCTTCTTCCCCTGTTGTTTACAAGAG CTGGAGGTGCAGTCTCCCCCCGGTAACACAGTGGGATACGTGCAACAACAGTGGCATCCGTTTTCTCCTAAATTTATTGTTGCAAATGAACACAATGAGCCTGTATTGAAGATCCACGGGCCTTTCTGCGGATGGAGCTGCCTTCCAGATGTTGACTTTGAG ATTGTGACGATGGATGAAGTCAATAAGATCGGGAAAATCAGTAAACAATGGACAGGACTACTTCGGGAAGctttcacagattcagacaacTTTGGCATCCAGTTTCCCATGGATCTGGACGTGAGAATGAAGGCGGTGATGATTGGCGCATGTTTTCTCATT GATTTCATGTTCTTTGAGACGACTAACTAG
- the si:ch73-206p6.1 gene encoding phospholipid scramblase 1 isoform X2, which translates to MNMYAVPNPGIPGCPPGLEYLTQVDQLLIKQKVELVEALVGFESNNKYEVRNSMGQNVFYAVEENDCLSRQCCGPLRPFTIHVLDNFGQEVITVNRPLKCMSCFFPCCLQELEVQSPPGNTVGYVQQQWHPFSPKFIVANEHNEPVLKIHGPFCGWSCLPDVDFEIVTMDEVNKIGKISKQWTGLLREAFTDSDNFGIQFPMDLDVRMKAVMIGACFLIDFMFFETTN; encoded by the exons atgaaTATGTATGCTGTGCCCAACCCGGGAATACCAGGCTGTCCACCAGGATTAGAATACTTGACTCAG GTGGATCAGCTACTCATCAAACAGAAAGTTGAGCTTGTCGAAG CCCTTGTTGGTTTCGAGAGCAATAACAAGTATGAAGTCCGCAACTCCATGGGCCAGAATGTGTTCTATGCCGTCGAGGAGAACGACTGCCTGAGTCGACAATGTTGCGGTCCGCTGCGTCCCTTCACCATCCACGTCCTCGACAATTTCGGACAAGAGGTCATCACAGTGAACAGGCCGCTAAAGTGCATGTCTTGCTTCTTCCCCTGTTGTTTACAAGAG CTGGAGGTGCAGTCTCCCCCCGGTAACACAGTGGGATACGTGCAACAACAGTGGCATCCGTTTTCTCCTAAATTTATTGTTGCAAATGAACACAATGAGCCTGTATTGAAGATCCACGGGCCTTTCTGCGGATGGAGCTGCCTTCCAGATGTTGACTTTGAG ATTGTGACGATGGATGAAGTCAATAAGATCGGGAAAATCAGTAAACAATGGACAGGACTACTTCGGGAAGctttcacagattcagacaacTTTGGCATCCAGTTTCCCATGGATCTGGACGTGAGAATGAAGGCGGTGATGATTGGCGCATGTTTTCTCATT GATTTCATGTTCTTTGAGACGACTAACTAG